From Spirosoma aerolatum, one genomic window encodes:
- a CDS encoding hybrid sensor histidine kinase/response regulator transcription factor: protein MAQPKGWQELTISNGLSQGMIFDLKQDQKGFIWIATKDGLNRYDGYNFKVFTHDPYDAFSISDNACSALLIDRNHRLWIGTLNKGLNLYDDHTRRFYHVAIRDRTLANGTNYEIRGLAEDPEGNIWVGTNAGKPFKVSLPASLRAKFPDQADFTNQVQISALSIVKELTNHPNLAFSFKSSGEALTALDNGVYAFNWKKPSALARLTLSADTSDIFDLYEDADQGILFVSTKHRIDCWYKGNRKAIALSDISDMGVQIEPIAKSLLAISTVSHLWLLSPGALFQKDSLTVQDAFMTFPPNLYAVTQVLNDHTGNIWVGTSGYGIRKFNPKVNQFHSYLPHTSLSYLYVDQQGRTYARYQFSYGLVDRKSNQLVPFLDPKLSEADRRQRYFMQDRQGTFWMSNANFQTHAQSLFKFSSSWQLLKKFPLPSGVDFGLWGNQTLEDPSGCLWIGATNGKLLRFDPSTETFQTFQYLSKSGPETETYALLREPDGTFWIGTQQGLIKAAHLPEKPVYTHFRNSITNRQSLSNDFVLSLASDPYEPQRYLWVGTKGGGLERLDKQTGQFRHYTETDGLPNKVVYGLLTDSFRNLWLSTNRGVSQFNPRSGHFRNYTQANGLQDDEFNTGSFFKSPSGELLFGGVNGLTAFDPAALLKDSQKIPTVNILELRINNKPIEVGRSEHILQQSIDYTHQLDLRHDQNLLTFEFGVMDYTNSANNRYRYRLIGIDDDWVEAGNNRFANYAQLPDGSYQLQMMGSVDGEHWSKPLELQIRIAPPFYRTWWAYLVYLIGLVLAVWQLNRFQTQRLLLQQQVAYEQKEAGRLADLDALKTRFFTNISHEFRTPLTLLLGPINDLRQRYPTDTLYQIMHRNANRLQVLIGQLLDLAKLDAGQLQLDRQPGNLVDDIRIWIASFESLAQSRGITLVLAQNQPQQWMLYDADKLEKIVTNLISNALKFTSADGHVQIDVVYHATKPGLTIYVKDTGVGIAPDQIRHIFDRFYQADDSQQRGYEGTGIGLALVKELVVAMNGQIWVDSQPGQGTTFTINLPLDQAQAPIQIDASSVVPTGTTTTNESRFINVSEGEEELVSSSGKTVLVVEDNDDLRMYIRHILEPVYIVTEAVDGQEGLSKAIETLPDLVICDLMMPRLDGFGFCKQLKIQEATSHILVVMLTAKADMESRIEGLRMGADDYLTKPFDRQELLLRVRNQLLQRERLFEWFTVNRVNQQSALMAPVALSAEQKFLDRLSDAVLQHIDNPTFNVEALAEAVNLSRVQLHRKLKALTDTTATNFIRDIRLAQAASLLTAQTDSVTQVAYAVGFDNLSYFAKVFQEKYGILPSQYGKQSLSEP from the coding sequence ATGGCTCAGCCCAAAGGCTGGCAGGAATTGACCATCTCCAATGGGTTGTCGCAGGGAATGATTTTTGATCTGAAACAGGATCAGAAAGGGTTCATCTGGATTGCAACTAAAGATGGCTTGAATCGCTACGACGGGTACAACTTCAAGGTTTTTACCCACGACCCCTACGATGCATTCAGCATTTCCGATAACGCCTGTTCTGCTTTATTGATTGATCGGAATCATCGGCTCTGGATCGGTACACTAAACAAAGGCCTTAATCTTTATGACGACCATACCCGGCGATTTTATCACGTAGCTATTCGGGATCGGACGCTGGCGAACGGAACAAATTACGAAATCAGAGGACTGGCCGAAGATCCAGAAGGAAACATATGGGTAGGGACGAATGCCGGTAAACCCTTTAAAGTCAGTTTGCCCGCTTCACTACGAGCAAAGTTCCCTGATCAGGCCGATTTTACAAACCAGGTACAGATCAGTGCGCTGTCCATCGTTAAGGAACTAACGAATCACCCCAATCTCGCTTTTAGTTTTAAATCGTCGGGTGAGGCACTTACGGCATTGGATAACGGTGTATATGCGTTTAACTGGAAAAAGCCTTCTGCGCTTGCCAGGCTAACGCTTTCCGCTGACACATCGGATATTTTTGATTTATACGAAGATGCAGATCAGGGTATTCTGTTTGTTAGTACCAAACATCGGATCGACTGCTGGTATAAAGGTAATCGGAAGGCAATTGCCCTGTCCGATATAAGCGATATGGGGGTACAGATTGAACCTATTGCTAAAAGCCTGTTGGCCATCAGTACCGTTAGTCATCTCTGGTTATTATCGCCAGGTGCCCTGTTTCAGAAAGATAGTCTGACCGTACAGGATGCATTCATGACATTTCCTCCAAATTTGTATGCGGTTACGCAGGTGCTTAACGATCACACCGGTAACATTTGGGTAGGTACTAGTGGCTATGGAATCCGTAAGTTTAATCCTAAGGTCAATCAGTTTCATTCGTATCTGCCCCATACATCACTGTCCTATCTCTATGTCGATCAACAGGGGAGGACTTATGCTCGTTACCAGTTTTCATATGGATTAGTAGATCGAAAGTCGAATCAGTTAGTCCCCTTTCTGGACCCTAAACTGTCGGAAGCCGATCGGCGGCAGCGGTATTTTATGCAGGATCGGCAGGGAACTTTCTGGATGTCGAATGCAAATTTTCAGACGCATGCACAGAGTCTATTCAAGTTTTCCAGTTCATGGCAATTGCTGAAGAAATTCCCCTTGCCATCAGGGGTTGATTTTGGTTTATGGGGCAATCAAACGTTGGAAGACCCGTCCGGTTGTTTATGGATTGGGGCTACGAATGGCAAATTGCTTCGTTTTGACCCAAGTACAGAAACGTTTCAGACATTTCAATACTTATCGAAAAGTGGTCCTGAAACAGAAACATATGCCCTCCTTCGTGAGCCAGATGGTACCTTCTGGATTGGCACCCAACAAGGACTGATCAAAGCCGCGCATCTTCCTGAAAAGCCGGTATATACTCATTTCAGAAACTCGATCACAAATCGGCAGAGCCTGAGCAATGATTTTGTATTGAGCCTGGCTAGTGACCCCTATGAACCCCAGCGGTATCTCTGGGTTGGGACAAAAGGGGGCGGACTGGAACGGCTGGACAAACAAACGGGCCAATTCAGGCACTATACCGAAACGGACGGGCTCCCTAACAAAGTAGTATACGGTTTGTTGACCGATTCGTTCCGTAACCTGTGGCTTAGTACCAACCGGGGGGTATCACAATTCAATCCCCGATCAGGCCATTTTCGGAACTACACCCAGGCTAACGGACTACAGGATGATGAGTTTAACACGGGTTCTTTTTTTAAGTCACCTTCCGGTGAATTGCTGTTTGGCGGAGTCAACGGCCTGACTGCGTTCGATCCGGCGGCATTGTTGAAGGATAGTCAGAAAATTCCGACTGTAAATATCCTTGAACTGCGGATCAATAATAAGCCGATTGAAGTAGGCCGAAGCGAACATATCCTGCAACAGAGTATTGATTACACGCACCAGCTTGACTTACGACACGATCAGAACCTGCTCACGTTTGAGTTTGGTGTGATGGACTATACAAATTCGGCCAATAATCGATACCGATATCGCCTAATCGGTATTGACGACGACTGGGTTGAGGCAGGTAACAATCGGTTTGCTAATTACGCTCAATTGCCTGATGGGAGTTACCAGCTTCAGATGATGGGATCAGTGGATGGAGAGCATTGGAGCAAACCTCTTGAATTGCAAATTCGTATTGCTCCGCCTTTTTACCGAACCTGGTGGGCCTATCTGGTCTATTTGATAGGGTTGGTGCTGGCGGTCTGGCAACTTAACAGGTTCCAAACGCAACGGCTATTATTGCAGCAGCAGGTGGCTTATGAACAAAAAGAAGCGGGTCGACTGGCTGATCTGGATGCCCTCAAAACCCGCTTTTTTACCAACATATCGCATGAATTTCGGACGCCCCTTACCCTGTTGCTTGGACCAATCAACGACCTGCGGCAACGGTATCCGACCGATACACTCTATCAGATCATGCATCGGAATGCCAATCGGCTCCAAGTGCTGATCGGTCAACTGCTCGATCTGGCTAAACTCGATGCGGGTCAGTTACAGTTGGATCGGCAACCGGGCAACCTGGTCGACGACATTCGGATATGGATCGCTTCGTTTGAGTCGCTGGCCCAAAGCCGGGGAATTACCCTGGTTTTGGCCCAGAACCAACCCCAACAGTGGATGCTATATGATGCTGATAAGCTTGAAAAAATTGTAACCAATCTGATTTCGAATGCCCTGAAGTTTACGTCTGCGGATGGACATGTGCAGATCGATGTTGTCTATCACGCTACTAAACCAGGACTCACGATCTATGTAAAGGATACAGGTGTTGGTATTGCGCCAGACCAGATAAGGCATATTTTTGATCGATTCTATCAAGCCGATGATAGCCAGCAACGGGGGTATGAAGGTACTGGAATTGGGTTAGCGTTGGTCAAGGAACTGGTTGTTGCCATGAACGGCCAGATATGGGTCGATAGCCAGCCAGGTCAGGGTACCACCTTTACCATAAATTTGCCACTAGACCAGGCGCAGGCACCTATTCAGATTGATGCATCTTCGGTTGTGCCAACGGGTACTACCACGACGAATGAGAGTAGGTTCATAAACGTGTCGGAAGGGGAGGAAGAATTAGTATCCTCATCGGGCAAAACTGTTTTAGTGGTCGAAGACAATGATGACTTACGGATGTATATTCGGCATATACTGGAGCCCGTCTATATCGTTACAGAAGCGGTTGATGGGCAGGAGGGACTCAGTAAAGCTATCGAAACATTGCCTGATCTGGTCATTTGTGACCTGATGATGCCACGGTTGGATGGCTTCGGTTTCTGCAAACAGCTCAAAATACAGGAGGCTACCAGTCATATTCTAGTGGTGATGCTTACCGCCAAGGCGGACATGGAGAGCCGTATAGAAGGATTGAGGATGGGGGCTGATGATTACCTGACCAAGCCTTTCGATCGTCAGGAGTTATTACTTCGGGTACGCAATCAGCTACTGCAACGAGAACGATTGTTCGAATGGTTTACGGTTAATCGAGTAAATCAGCAATCAGCATTAATGGCTCCGGTCGCCCTTTCTGCCGAACAAAAGTTTCTAGATCGGTTGTCAGATGCCGTGCTGCAACACATCGATAACCCCACGTTTAACGTCGAAGCACTGGCCGAAGCGGTTAATCTGAGCCGTGTACAATTGCATCGAAAGCTAAAAGCACTGACCGATACAACTGCTACCAACTTTATTCGTGACATTCGGCTTGCTCAGGCAGCAAGTTTGCTCACCGCACAAACCGACAGTGTAACGCAGGTAGCCTACGCCGTTGGCTTCGATAACCTGTCGTATTTCGCTAAAGTATTTCAGGAGAAATATGGCATTCTTCCGTCGCAATATGGTAAGCAATCACTATCGGAGCCTTAG
- a CDS encoding sugar phosphate isomerase/epimerase family protein, which yields MKTRRSFLRDTGALTLGSFILPQLSQATSLFSPLASRPVGLQLFTLFRPMSEDPKGTLEKVAAIGYKEVESAFSLKGGYYGYTAKEFKKVVEGLGMKWRGHHAGGAPFRPRPTPPASMTGTAGGGPAAGGQRPAMDFSKMPPMLNLRDNYQELVDQAAEGGLSYLVCASTPVATVDEIQKSIEVFQKTGEACKKAGIGFAYHNHATEFDPVEGGKTPYELILSQTDKDLVKMELDLAWAVKAGKDPVKLFAEHPGRFPLWHIKDIKSDLKTITEVGNGVVNFKRAFAAAKTAGLKYFFVEQDMAAQPFESITTSYTYLKNLQA from the coding sequence ATGAAAACCAGACGTTCGTTCCTACGCGATACGGGAGCGTTGACCTTGGGAAGCTTTATTTTGCCACAACTGTCTCAAGCTACGTCACTTTTTAGCCCGCTAGCCTCACGGCCCGTTGGCTTACAGTTATTTACCCTGTTCCGGCCCATGAGCGAAGACCCGAAAGGGACGCTCGAAAAAGTTGCAGCCATTGGTTATAAAGAAGTTGAATCGGCCTTTAGCCTGAAAGGGGGGTATTACGGCTATACAGCAAAAGAATTTAAGAAAGTAGTTGAGGGTCTTGGTATGAAATGGCGTGGACACCATGCCGGTGGAGCCCCGTTCCGACCACGGCCTACGCCCCCAGCCAGCATGACCGGAACAGCCGGTGGCGGCCCTGCGGCTGGCGGACAACGACCAGCGATGGACTTTTCCAAGATGCCCCCTATGCTTAACCTGCGGGATAATTATCAGGAGTTGGTCGATCAGGCTGCAGAAGGAGGCTTGTCGTATCTCGTATGCGCCAGCACACCCGTGGCTACCGTCGATGAAATTCAGAAATCGATCGAGGTGTTTCAGAAAACGGGTGAGGCCTGTAAGAAGGCGGGAATCGGATTTGCCTATCATAACCACGCAACCGAGTTCGATCCGGTAGAAGGGGGCAAAACGCCGTACGAACTGATTCTGTCCCAAACGGATAAAGACCTGGTAAAGATGGAATTGGATCTGGCCTGGGCCGTTAAAGCCGGTAAAGACCCCGTCAAGTTATTTGCCGAACATCCAGGCCGTTTCCCACTATGGCATATCAAAGACATTAAGTCTGATCTGAAAACGATCACCGAAGTAGGCAACGGCGTCGTGAATTTTAAACGTGCATTTGCGGCTGCGAAAACGGCAGGATTGAAGTATTTCTTCGTAGAGCAGGATATGGCAGCTCAACCCTTTGAGAGTATAACAACCAGCTATACGTATTTAAAGAATCTACAGGCTTAA
- the proS gene encoding proline--tRNA ligase gives MAKAIPSRSENYSEWYNELIKKADLAENSAVRGCMVIKPYGYSIWEKMQRALDDMFKETGHTNAYFPLFIPKSYLSKEASHVEGFAKECAVVTHYRLKNAEDGSGVIVDPEAKLEEELIVRPTSETVIWSTYKNWIQSYRDLPLLINQWANVVRWEMRTRIFLRTAEFLWQEGHTAHATADEAQAETRQMLDVYAQFAEEWMAVPVIKGAKTPNERFAGAEDTLCIEAMMQDGKALQAGTSHFLGQNFAKAFEVQFLNKQNQLDYVWGTSWGVSTRLMGALIMAHSDDDGLVLPPKLAPIQVVIIPIYRTEEQLEQISAKIKPLLQELRKAGVSVKFDDSDANKPGWKFAEYELRGVPVRLAMGARDLENGTVEIARRDLKTKETVPFDGLTERIKALLEDIQQTIYNKAKAFREEHTFTVDTFEEFQAQIENGFLLAHWDGTAETEEAIKEVTKATIRCIPFDQQPEEGVCVYSGKPSKGRVVFARAY, from the coding sequence ATGGCTAAAGCAATTCCGTCCCGTAGTGAAAACTACTCCGAGTGGTACAATGAGTTAATTAAAAAAGCCGACCTGGCCGAAAATTCGGCAGTTCGGGGCTGTATGGTTATTAAACCATACGGGTATTCAATCTGGGAAAAAATGCAGCGTGCTTTGGATGATATGTTCAAGGAAACGGGCCACACCAATGCCTATTTCCCGCTATTTATCCCCAAATCGTACCTCAGCAAAGAGGCTTCACACGTGGAAGGATTTGCCAAGGAATGTGCCGTGGTAACGCACTATCGGTTGAAAAATGCTGAAGATGGGTCGGGCGTAATTGTCGATCCGGAAGCCAAACTGGAAGAAGAACTTATTGTACGGCCAACTTCAGAAACGGTTATCTGGAGTACCTACAAAAATTGGATTCAGTCATACCGTGATTTGCCACTGCTGATAAATCAATGGGCCAATGTGGTTCGCTGGGAAATGCGTACCCGCATCTTCCTGCGAACAGCCGAATTTCTCTGGCAGGAAGGGCATACAGCCCATGCAACGGCCGACGAAGCGCAGGCCGAAACCCGCCAAATGCTGGATGTGTATGCACAGTTTGCCGAAGAATGGATGGCTGTGCCGGTCATTAAAGGTGCTAAGACGCCCAATGAGCGTTTTGCCGGAGCCGAAGATACGCTTTGCATTGAAGCGATGATGCAGGATGGTAAAGCCCTTCAGGCAGGAACGTCGCACTTTTTGGGGCAGAATTTTGCCAAAGCGTTCGAGGTACAGTTCCTGAACAAACAGAATCAGCTGGATTACGTTTGGGGAACCTCCTGGGGCGTTTCGACCCGATTGATGGGGGCATTGATCATGGCTCATTCCGACGATGATGGGCTGGTTTTACCGCCCAAACTGGCGCCGATTCAGGTGGTCATCATACCGATTTACCGTACTGAAGAACAACTTGAACAGATTTCGGCTAAAATTAAACCACTACTTCAGGAGCTTCGTAAAGCTGGTGTTTCAGTCAAGTTCGATGATTCGGATGCCAATAAACCCGGATGGAAATTCGCTGAATATGAACTCCGTGGTGTACCTGTTCGACTGGCTATGGGGGCTCGGGATCTGGAAAACGGCACCGTCGAAATTGCCCGACGTGATCTGAAAACAAAGGAAACTGTGCCATTCGACGGGCTGACCGAACGGATTAAAGCCTTGCTGGAGGATATTCAACAAACGATTTACAACAAAGCGAAAGCGTTCCGTGAGGAACATACCTTTACCGTCGATACGTTTGAGGAGTTTCAGGCGCAGATTGAAAACGGATTTCTGCTGGCCCATTGGGACGGAACAGCTGAAACAGAGGAAGCTATTAAAGAAGTCACCAAAGCGACGATACGTTGTATTCCATTCGACCAGCAGCCTGAAGAGGGCGTTTGTGTTTATTCCGGTAAACCGTCAAAAGGACGCGTGGTATTTGCCAGAGCCTATTGA